Proteins from one Coturnix japonica isolate 7356 chromosome 5, Coturnix japonica 2.1, whole genome shotgun sequence genomic window:
- the ERG28 gene encoding probable ergosterol biosynthetic protein 28: MSRFLNVLRSWLVMVSVIAAGNTLQSFRDHGFLSEKLYTGSPALVNGLQARTFGIWTLLSSVIRCLCAIDIRNQTLYYITLFTFFLALVHFLSEVFIYHTAALTIGVMAPLMVASFSILGMLIGLQYLEVEALSENKKKN, encoded by the exons ATGAGCCGGTTCCTGAACGTGCTGCGCAGCTGGCTCGTCATGGTGTCCGTCATCGCCGCCGGGAACACGCTGCAGAGCTTCCGCGACCACGGCTTCCTCTCGGAGAAGCTCTACACCGGCAGCCCGGCTCTCG TGAACGGGCTGCAGGCCAGGACGTTCGGCATCTGGACGCTGCTGTCCTCCGTCATCCGCTGCCTGTGCGCCATCGACATCCGCAACCAAAC CCTCTACTACATCACGCTCTTCACCTTCTTCTTGGCCCTTGTTCACTTCCTCTCTGAAGTCTTCATTTACCACACTGCAGCCTTGACGATTGGAGTTATGGCACCACTCATGGTAGCAA GTTTCTCTATCCTGGGGATGCTGATCGGGCTACAGTACCTGGAGGTAGAAGCACTgtcagaaaataagaagaaaaactga